Sequence from the Nocardioides exalbidus genome:
GAGCCGGTCGAGCATCTCGGCCGGCATCGGCACGCAGATCACCCCCGACGAGTGCCGGATCGTGAAGGCCATCAGCTCCGGCGTCGCCTTGGCGGCGGCGAAGATGATGTCGCCCTCGTTCTCGCGGTCCTCGTCGTCGACGACCACGACCGCCTTGCCCGCGGCGATGTCGGCGATGGCCCGCTCGACGGAGTCGAGTCTCACGCTGCTGTCGCTCATGCGGGGATCGCCTCCTTCTCGTCCACCGTGGAGGTGTCGACCACGGTGCGCGCGTCGCGCAGCCACACCACGAAGCCGATCACGACGAAGACGGCGTAGAAGAGGTACATGCCGGCCGTCGGGTAGTAGCCCGCCTGGACGAGCGTGGTCACGCCGACGACGTCGACGAGGACCCAGACCAGCCAGAACTCCACCCAGCCGCGGGCCATGCCGTAGGTCGCGAGCATCGAGCCCGCGAGGATCCACGCCTCGGTCGTCGGGCCCCAGGAGCCGAGCACCTGGGTGAGCACGACGTAGGCCGCCGCGTAGCCGACGACGCCGAGGGCGAGCAGCTGGAGCCGCTCGGTGCGGGTCGCCCAGCGGGGGGCGATCGCGCCACCGTCGGAGGCTCCTCCGGCCCGGCTGACGTGCGACCAGCGCCACCAGCCGTAGACCGAGACGACGGCGAAGAAGACCTGGCGGCCGGCCTGGCCCCACAGCGGCTCGTCGATGTGGCCGGAGAGCTCACCGGTGGCGAAGACCGTGAAGAGCAGGACGTTGCCGACGAGACCGACCGGCCAGGCCCACATCACGCGCTTCATGCCGAGGATCGCGCTGGCGAGGCCGAAGAGGTTGCCGATGACCTCGCGGGCACCGAGCTCGCCACCCGGCACCGGGATGGTGCCGTGGACGAGCCATTCGAGCAGGTCGTTCATCAGTCTTCCTCGTCGTTCGTGAGTAGGTCGTGCACGGTGGTCGAGCCCAGCGTCGAGCCCAGCGTCGAGTCCGGCGTCGAGTCCGGCGTCGGGTCCGGCGTCGAGTCAGGGGTGGGGAGGTAGCCCCCGAGGAGCTTCTCGACGTGCTTGGCGATCACGTCGGCCTCGAGGTTGACCAGGTCGCCGACGCGGCGGGTGCCGAGCGTCGTGCGGGCCAGGGTCTCGGGGATGAGGCTGACGGTGAAGCTGGAGTCGCGGGCCTCGACGACGGTGAGGCTGACGCCGTCGACGGTGATCGAGCCCTTGTCGACGAGGTAGCGCGAGAGGTGGGTGGGCAGGGAGATCTCGACGACGTCCCAGTGCTCGCTGGGCGAGCGGGAGACGACCTCGCCGACGCCGTCGACGTGGCCCTGGACGATGTGGCCGCCGAGCCGCTTGTCGACGGTGATCGCGCGCTCGAGGTTGACCCGGTCACCGGGCGTGACGCCGCGCAGCGAGGTCTTGTCGAGCGTCTCCTGCATCACGTCGGCGGTCCACCGGCCGTCGCCGAGCTCGGCGACGGTGAGGCAGCAGCCGTTGACGGAGATCGAGTCGCCCAGCCCGGTGCCCTCGAGCACCGTGCCGGCCTCGACGGTGAGCCGGACGGCGTCGCCCTGGTCGGTGACCTCGGCGATGGTGCCGAGCTCCTCGACGATCCCGGTGAACATCTAGGCACTCCTCTTCTGGGGGATCAGCGGCCTCATGGTGAGCCGCACGTTGGTGTCCTCGCCGTCGTGGCCCTGCAGCACGACCACGTCGGTGACGTGGAGGTGCAGGGCGTCGGCGATGGTGCCGATGCCGAGGTCGGCGACGGCGTTGCGCCCCGAGCCGAGGAGCATCGGGGCGACGTAGGTGACGACCTCGTCGACGAGGCCGGCGGCCAGGAAGGCGCGCGCCAGCGTGGGGCCACCCTCCAGGAACACGTGCTGGCGGTCGAGCTCGTGCAGCCGGGCCAGCGCCTCCTCGGGGTCGCGGGTGCGGAGGTGGACGGTCTCCGCGCGGTCGTCGAGGACGCGGCGGCCGGGGTCGAGGTCGCGCAGGCCCATCACGGCGCGGAGCGGCTGGATCGCGACGGGCTCGTCGACCTCGTCGCGGACGGTGAGCTCGGGGTCGTCGACCTCGACGGTGTTCGTGCCCACGAGCATCGTGTCGCAGAGGCTGCGGAGCCGGTGGGTGTCGAGGCGGGCGGCCCGGCTGGAGACCCAGCGGCTGGTGCCGTCCGCCGCCGCGCTGCGGCCGTCGAGGGTGGTCGCGAACTTCCACGTGACGAACGGGCGGCGGTGCGCGATCGCGAACGTCCAGGCGCGGTTGATCGCCTGCGCCGCCTCGACCTGCTCGCCCCCGACGACCTCCACCCCCGCCTCGCGGAGGCGTCGCGCGCCTCCGACGGCGACCGGGTTGGCGTCGGGCTGGGCGAAGACGACGCGTCGTACGCCCGCGGCGATCAACGCCTCGCTGCACGGCCCGGTGCGGCCGGTGTGGTTGCACGGCTCGAGGGTCACGACCGCGGTCGCGCCGCGGGCTGCCTCGCCGGCCTCGGCGAGTGCAGCGGCCTCGGCGTGGGGCGTGCCCGCGCCGCGGTGGAGGCCCTCCGCGATCGTCGTACCGTCCGGGGCGAGCAGCACGCAGCCGACACGAGGGTTGGGGCCGAGGGGCACGCCCGGCGTGACGGCGAGCGCCAATGCACGCTGCATGGCGCGCTGCTCGGCGTCGCTGGTCGTCATCACTGCCCTCCGGTCCGGGTGGTCGGACTCCGGGGGCGCGGGCGACGGGCGCGCATCCCTCCAGGCGAGGGACGCGGAGCCGTCTGCGTGCACTTCTCATCCGGACTGTGACCGTCGGTCCAGGAGTTCCACCTGGTCAACCGGCCACTGGCTGTGGTCGGGTCGCGGACTGTGACCGCCGGTGCGGAGTTCCACCGCCCCCAGAGCACGCAAGCTCTTCGTGGTCGCAACTGTGCCACAGCGCGATGCATTCCCTCGCCGGTGTCCGGCTGTGGCGTGCGCAACAGTTCCGAGGGTGCGATCGGCGGTGCTTGTCGGGCCGTGCCCGGCCCGGCCTCGGTCAGATGTCGTCGAGGAAGCGGTCGAAGACCCGCGCGCCGAACTCGAGCGAGTCGACGGGCACGCGCTCGTCGACGCCGTGGAAGAGCGCGGTGAAGTCGAGGTCGGCCGGCAGGCGCAGCGGCGCGAAGCCGTAGGACCGCATGTCGAGCTTGCGGAAGTGCTTGGCGTCGGTGCCCCCGCTCATGAGGTAGGGCGCGACGAGCGCGTCGGGGTCCTCGGCGACCAGGCTGCGGGTCATCGCACCGACCAGGTCGCCGTCGTAGGGCGTCTCCCACGGGTCCTGCTTGGACTCGAAGTCGAACTCGATGCCGTCGCCGGCGAGCTCGTGGAGGGTCCGGAAGAACTCGTCCTCGTAGCCGGGCAGGAAGCGGCCGTCGACCGTCGCCGTCGCCTCGGTCGGGATGACGTTGGTCTTGTAGCCGGCCCGCAGCATCGTCGGGTTGGCGGTGTTGCGGATGACCGCGCCGAGCATGCGCGCGGCGTCGCCGAACTCCTCGACCAGCGCCTCGGCGTTGTCGGGCGTGGCCTCGGTGCCGGCGAGCTCCCCGACCGTGGCGAGCAGGACCTCCATCGTCGGCGTCAGCCGGACCGGCCACTCGTGCGCACCGATCCGCGCGACGGCGCCGGCGAGCCTTGTCACGGCGTTGTCGCCGTTGATCATCGAGCCGTGGCCGGCGCGACCGCGGGCGGTGAGGCGCATCCACGCCATGCCCTTCTCGGCCGCCTCGATCAGGTAGACGCGGCGACCGCGGATCGTCGCCGAGAAGCCGCCGACCTCGCCGACGGCCTCCGTGCAGTCGGCGAGCAGGTCGGGGTGCTCCTCGACGAGCACCTTGGCGCCGTGGCCGCCGCCCGCCTCCTCGTCGGCGGTGAAGCAGAGCACCACCTCGCGGTCGGGCGCCGCACCCGCGGCCGCACGGGCGCGCACGACGCTGAGCAGCATCGCGTCGAAGTCCTTCATGTCGACCGCGCCGCGACCCCAGACGTGGCCGTCCTTGATCTCGCCGCTGAACGGGTCGACCTGCCAGTCCGACGCCTCGGCGGGTACGACGTCGAGGTGGCCGTGGAGCAGCAGCGGGGCCCTGCCGTCGCCCCCGCCCCAGCGGGCGACGACGTTGGCCCGACCGGGCCGGCCCTCGATGACCTGGCTCTCGATCCCCACCTCGTCGAGGAGGGAGGCGACGTGCTCGGCCGCCTTGCGCTCCCCCGGCCCGTCGTCGGTGCCGTAGTTGGACGTGTCGATGCGGATGAGCTCCTGGCACAGCTCGACGACCTCCTTCGCGGGGTCGTACGCGCGGTCCGTCTGGGCGTCAGCAGGCACCTGGTCCATGTCGTCCATCCTGCCCCACGAGCAAGCACCAGCCCCGATTCGTCGGTCCGGAGGT
This genomic interval carries:
- the pnuC gene encoding nicotinamide riboside transporter PnuC gives rise to the protein MNDLLEWLVHGTIPVPGGELGAREVIGNLFGLASAILGMKRVMWAWPVGLVGNVLLFTVFATGELSGHIDEPLWGQAGRQVFFAVVSVYGWWRWSHVSRAGGASDGGAIAPRWATRTERLQLLALGVVGYAAAYVVLTQVLGSWGPTTEAWILAGSMLATYGMARGWVEFWLVWVLVDVVGVTTLVQAGYYPTAGMYLFYAVFVVIGFVVWLRDARTVVDTSTVDEKEAIPA
- the ribD gene encoding bifunctional diaminohydroxyphosphoribosylaminopyrimidine deaminase/5-amino-6-(5-phosphoribosylamino)uracil reductase RibD; this translates as MTTSDAEQRAMQRALALAVTPGVPLGPNPRVGCVLLAPDGTTIAEGLHRGAGTPHAEAAALAEAGEAARGATAVVTLEPCNHTGRTGPCSEALIAAGVRRVVFAQPDANPVAVGGARRLREAGVEVVGGEQVEAAQAINRAWTFAIAHRRPFVTWKFATTLDGRSAAADGTSRWVSSRAARLDTHRLRSLCDTMLVGTNTVEVDDPELTVRDEVDEPVAIQPLRAVMGLRDLDPGRRVLDDRAETVHLRTRDPEEALARLHELDRQHVFLEGGPTLARAFLAAGLVDEVVTYVAPMLLGSGRNAVADLGIGTIADALHLHVTDVVVLQGHDGEDTNVRLTMRPLIPQKRSA
- a CDS encoding M20/M25/M40 family metallo-hydrolase, whose protein sequence is MDQVPADAQTDRAYDPAKEVVELCQELIRIDTSNYGTDDGPGERKAAEHVASLLDEVGIESQVIEGRPGRANVVARWGGGDGRAPLLLHGHLDVVPAEASDWQVDPFSGEIKDGHVWGRGAVDMKDFDAMLLSVVRARAAAGAAPDREVVLCFTADEEAGGGHGAKVLVEEHPDLLADCTEAVGEVGGFSATIRGRRVYLIEAAEKGMAWMRLTARGRAGHGSMINGDNAVTRLAGAVARIGAHEWPVRLTPTMEVLLATVGELAGTEATPDNAEALVEEFGDAARMLGAVIRNTANPTMLRAGYKTNVIPTEATATVDGRFLPGYEDEFFRTLHELAGDGIEFDFESKQDPWETPYDGDLVGAMTRSLVAEDPDALVAPYLMSGGTDAKHFRKLDMRSYGFAPLRLPADLDFTALFHGVDERVPVDSLEFGARVFDRFLDDI